A genome region from Mycolicibacterium litorale includes the following:
- a CDS encoding nuclear transport factor 2 family protein, producing the protein MSNEIALSELQDFIGSFWYHYDEAHYDDMAAAYSDEIRYVSRSDNGASPFEELMSPELVGRDNVMEWLSDHRKESPYPLRHHATNVHRTGTDGEVTRARFYIFVNQIANYVPFAVSSGVANVAVRRGANGLEFTEMEVILDTTNSVLLSEYSADTAASGA; encoded by the coding sequence ATGAGCAACGAGATCGCGCTGTCTGAACTGCAGGATTTCATCGGCAGCTTCTGGTACCACTACGACGAGGCCCACTACGACGATATGGCTGCGGCCTACTCCGATGAGATCCGCTACGTCAGCCGCAGCGACAACGGTGCGAGCCCGTTCGAAGAACTGATGTCACCCGAACTGGTGGGGCGCGACAACGTCATGGAGTGGTTGTCCGACCACCGCAAGGAGAGCCCGTACCCGTTGCGCCACCACGCCACCAACGTGCACCGCACCGGAACCGACGGCGAGGTGACACGGGCGCGCTTCTACATCTTCGTGAACCAGATCGCGAACTACGTGCCGTTCGCGGTGTCGAGCGGGGTGGCCAATGTGGCCGTGCGGCGCGGCGCGAACGGGCTGGAGTTCACCGAGATGGAGGTCATCCTCGACACCACCAATTCGGTTCTGCTGTCCGAGTACTCGGCCGATACCGCTGCCTCAGGCGCCTGA
- a CDS encoding alpha/beta hydrolase produces MAVPRLDPDAAARVASFGAIPPMRERGLAAVRRAVEATPHPDDMPVMAGIEDRDIPGPAQPIPVRIYRPSSDDRAPALVYFHGGGMVMGSNHAFEPLARALAALSGATVVSVEYRLAPEAPAPAQFDDAYAATAWVADNAQSLGVDASRLAVVGDSAGGSLAAAVALAARDRGGPPIICQVLLYPGLDRDMACESIQRLADAPMLTRADIDYMHELADQGVTIPPDQYRFPALATDLARLPPAIVVTAECDPIRDWGERYAARLRDAGVQTTQTRYPGAYHGFLMRSDATARGRLAVAEVGALLRAKFAHPLES; encoded by the coding sequence ATGGCCGTCCCCCGGTTGGACCCGGACGCCGCCGCGCGCGTCGCCTCGTTCGGCGCGATCCCTCCGATGCGTGAGCGCGGCCTCGCGGCAGTGCGGCGCGCCGTCGAAGCGACGCCACACCCCGACGACATGCCGGTGATGGCCGGCATCGAGGATCGCGACATTCCCGGACCCGCACAACCGATTCCGGTGCGGATCTATCGCCCGAGCAGTGACGATCGAGCCCCGGCGCTGGTCTACTTCCACGGCGGCGGCATGGTCATGGGGTCCAACCACGCCTTCGAACCGCTCGCCAGGGCGCTGGCGGCTCTCAGCGGTGCGACGGTGGTGTCAGTCGAGTACCGACTCGCCCCCGAGGCGCCGGCCCCCGCACAGTTCGACGACGCCTACGCCGCGACCGCCTGGGTGGCGGACAACGCCCAGTCGCTGGGAGTCGACGCGTCCCGGCTCGCGGTCGTCGGTGACAGTGCGGGCGGCTCACTGGCCGCGGCCGTCGCACTCGCGGCGCGCGACCGTGGTGGACCGCCGATCATCTGTCAGGTGCTGCTGTACCCGGGACTGGACCGCGATATGGCGTGCGAGTCGATCCAGCGGCTGGCCGATGCGCCGATGCTGACCCGCGCCGACATCGACTACATGCACGAGCTGGCCGACCAAGGCGTCACCATCCCGCCGGATCAGTATCGATTCCCCGCCCTGGCAACAGATCTGGCTCGTCTCCCGCCGGCGATCGTCGTGACGGCCGAATGCGATCCGATCCGCGACTGGGGTGAGCGTTACGCCGCACGGCTGCGCGATGCCGGCGTGCAGACCACCCAGACCCGTTACCCTGGTGCCTATCACGGATTCCTGATGCGGTCCGACGCGACGGCCCGCGGCCGGCTGGCCGTCGCAGAGGTCGGCGCCTTGTTGCGAGCGAAATTCGCTCATCCGCTCGAGTCTTGA
- a CDS encoding acyl-CoA synthetase: MDAATDLLIAQARSHTLGDIPRRSARRQPDKTAIVDGDVVLTFAEFEHLVDRAAAALRDNGFGPGDRVALLSHNCWQYAVLAFATARAAVVLVPINFMLTAEEISFLLAHSKVRGFLVEADLTPTAEEAMRLGGAVGTKVALTTGGPPPTGWDDFAHWLTTESPAPRPQIDDDQLLRLMYTSGTESRPKAVMHTSRSLMWQYVSTIVAGSMSGDDVEIHSLPLYHCAQLDNFLATDIYLGATSIILPRPDPELVLRTIERYGVTNYFAPPTVWISLLRCPIFDQVDLSSLRKGYYGASAMPNEILGEIRERLPNLRLWNFYGQTEMAPLASALGPDEQDAHAGSAGRPVVNVETTILDEDDQPVAAGVVGEIAHRSPHLMLGYLDDAAKTAEAFRGGWFHSGDLGFYDEHGLLHVVDRKKDMIKTGGENVASREVEETLYRHGGVQEAAVFGLADPVWVETVVAAVVLRDGASVTEDDIIAHCRRHLAGYKTPKQVFFVDSLPKNPSGKLLKRDLRQRFSAAHSH, from the coding sequence ATGGATGCTGCCACGGACCTGCTCATCGCGCAGGCACGCAGTCACACGCTCGGTGACATCCCCCGCCGGTCGGCGCGTCGACAACCCGACAAGACAGCGATCGTCGACGGTGACGTGGTCCTGACATTCGCCGAATTCGAGCACCTGGTCGACCGAGCTGCGGCAGCGCTGCGAGACAACGGTTTCGGACCGGGCGACCGCGTCGCTCTGCTGTCCCACAACTGCTGGCAGTACGCCGTCCTCGCCTTCGCGACCGCGCGCGCCGCGGTGGTGCTGGTGCCGATCAACTTCATGCTCACCGCCGAGGAGATCTCCTTCCTGCTGGCGCACAGCAAGGTTCGTGGGTTCCTCGTCGAGGCGGATCTGACGCCGACGGCGGAAGAAGCGATGCGGCTGGGTGGCGCGGTCGGGACGAAGGTTGCGTTGACGACCGGCGGGCCGCCGCCGACGGGTTGGGACGACTTCGCCCACTGGCTGACCACCGAATCTCCCGCACCCCGACCACAGATCGACGATGACCAGCTGCTGCGGCTGATGTACACCAGCGGCACGGAATCCCGGCCGAAGGCGGTGATGCACACCAGCCGCAGCCTGATGTGGCAGTACGTCAGCACCATCGTGGCCGGCTCGATGTCCGGTGACGACGTCGAGATCCACTCGCTGCCGCTCTACCACTGCGCACAGCTGGACAACTTCCTCGCCACCGACATCTATCTGGGCGCGACCAGCATCATCCTGCCCCGCCCCGACCCCGAGCTGGTCCTGCGCACCATCGAGCGCTACGGCGTCACGAATTACTTTGCCCCGCCCACGGTCTGGATCAGCCTGTTGCGCTGTCCGATCTTCGATCAGGTCGATCTGTCCAGCCTGCGCAAGGGGTACTACGGCGCGTCGGCGATGCCGAATGAGATCCTCGGCGAGATCCGCGAACGCCTGCCCAACCTGCGGTTGTGGAACTTCTACGGCCAGACCGAGATGGCCCCTCTGGCGTCGGCGCTGGGACCCGACGAGCAGGACGCCCACGCGGGGTCCGCCGGACGCCCGGTGGTCAACGTGGAGACCACCATCCTCGACGAGGATGATCAACCCGTCGCTGCGGGCGTTGTGGGTGAGATCGCCCACCGCAGCCCGCACCTCATGCTCGGCTACCTCGACGACGCGGCCAAGACCGCGGAGGCATTCCGCGGCGGGTGGTTCCACTCCGGTGACCTCGGCTTCTACGACGAGCACGGACTGCTGCACGTCGTGGACCGCAAGAAGGACATGATCAAGACCGGTGGGGAGAACGTCGCGAGCCGGGAGGTCGAGGAGACGCTGTACCGGCACGGCGGTGTACAGGAGGCTGCCGTCTTCGGGCTGGCCGACCCGGTGTGGGTGGAGACGGTGGTGGCCGCGGTGGTGTTGCGCGACGGCGCCAGCGTCACCGAAGACGACATCATCGCGCACTGCCGGCGGCACCTCGCCGGCTACAAGACGCCCAAACAGGTCTTCTTCGTCGACTCCCTGCCGAAGAATCCCAGCGGCAAGCTACTCAAACGCGATCTGCGTCAACGATTCAGCGCCGCACACAGCCACTGA
- a CDS encoding SDR family NAD(P)-dependent oxidoreductase, with protein sequence MRIAGKVFVVTGGGNGMGRQVVLGLARRGARVAAVDLDEQGLADTQRLADGPGGTLSTHTVNVTDRTAVAVLHDQVISVHGQVDGVVNIAGIIHRFAPFTDLAGDELDRIIDVNFWGTVNMCRAFLPSLLQRPEANLTNMSSLSALIPFAGQTFYGASKGAVKQFSEGLYAELCDTNVRVVTVFPGNISTNLTGNSGVEMLDAGGRKVRSTTPEVAGEKIVNGIARDSFRVVVGTDARLLDTLTRFSAKRTTRLVAKQMKSVL encoded by the coding sequence GTGCGTATTGCCGGCAAGGTCTTCGTCGTGACCGGTGGAGGCAACGGGATGGGCCGGCAGGTCGTGCTCGGCCTGGCCCGCCGCGGGGCGCGGGTGGCCGCCGTCGACCTCGACGAACAGGGGCTCGCCGACACCCAGCGCCTCGCCGATGGCCCCGGGGGGACCCTGTCGACGCACACGGTGAACGTCACCGACCGCACCGCCGTTGCGGTCCTCCATGATCAGGTCATCAGCGTTCACGGTCAGGTCGACGGCGTCGTGAACATCGCAGGCATCATCCACCGGTTCGCCCCCTTCACCGATCTGGCGGGCGATGAGCTCGACCGCATCATCGACGTCAACTTCTGGGGGACGGTCAACATGTGCCGGGCCTTCCTGCCCAGCCTACTGCAGCGGCCGGAGGCCAACCTGACCAACATGTCGAGCCTGTCGGCGTTGATTCCGTTCGCCGGTCAGACCTTCTACGGAGCCAGCAAAGGCGCGGTGAAGCAGTTCAGTGAGGGACTCTATGCCGAACTGTGCGACACCAACGTCCGGGTCGTGACGGTGTTCCCGGGCAACATCAGCACGAACCTGACCGGGAACTCCGGCGTCGAGATGCTCGACGCCGGCGGGCGCAAGGTCCGCTCCACGACCCCGGAAGTGGCCGGGGAGAAGATCGTCAACGGCATCGCGCGCGACAGCTTCCGCGTGGTGGTGGGCACCGACGCGCGCCTTCTCGACACACTGACCCGCTTCTCGGCGAAACGCACCACGAGATTGGTTGCCAAACAGATGAAGTCAGTCCTGTGA
- a CDS encoding Dabb family protein — protein MYSVIRLVDVVDEDRDALAAELRRGAKPFDADHVIVEPTLPGVRNGGDILVHLRFDDLTARSDAVAKLDELLRRPAVRHYNGATYSGEPTPGADGTGTVYRALLLRVRPGTTEETVRSFEDDLRLLPRYVRSIHSWQLSRVEDAVGTSPWTHVFEQEFTDVDGLMGPYLMHPIHWAYVDRWFDPECPDMIVQDRVCHSFCRNA, from the coding sequence ATGTATAGCGTCATCCGCTTGGTCGACGTGGTCGACGAAGACCGGGACGCGTTGGCCGCCGAGTTACGCCGCGGTGCGAAACCTTTCGACGCCGACCACGTGATCGTCGAACCGACATTGCCGGGGGTGCGCAACGGCGGCGACATCCTGGTGCATCTGCGGTTCGACGACCTGACGGCCCGATCCGATGCCGTCGCGAAGCTCGACGAGCTGTTGCGGCGGCCGGCGGTCCGCCATTACAACGGCGCGACCTACAGTGGCGAACCGACTCCAGGCGCGGACGGGACCGGCACGGTCTATCGCGCGCTGCTGCTGCGGGTGCGTCCGGGAACCACTGAGGAGACCGTCCGCAGCTTCGAGGACGATCTACGGCTCCTCCCCCGCTACGTGCGAAGCATCCACTCCTGGCAGCTGAGCCGGGTGGAGGACGCCGTCGGCACATCTCCGTGGACGCACGTGTTCGAGCAGGAGTTCACCGACGTCGACGGGTTGATGGGCCCGTACCTCATGCATCCGATCCACTGGGCGTACGTCGACCGATGGTTCGACCCGGAGTGCCCCGACATGATCGTGCAGGATCGGGTGTGCCACAGCTTCTGCCGAAACGCCTGA
- a CDS encoding aldehyde dehydrogenase family protein — protein MHEYTRKTLFIDGTWVTPAGSGAIEVIDPATEQVIGSVPNGTAADVDAAVAAARRAFDPLITVAERRDRLDRVIAAMEKRLPDIAETISCEMGAPVRIAQGVQTKVPLAVARGIADVLATFEFEERVGNSLVVREPYGVVGAITPWNYPLYQVVAKVIPAIAAGCTVVLKPSNEAPLSVFEFIEALDEAGLPPGVVNLVSGSGRVVGERIAEHPDVDVVSFTGSTAVGQRVAELAAKSVKKVALELGGKSANVILDGADLATAVKVGVGNAFLNGGQTCMAWTRMLVPQSRYAEALELVETAAAKYTVGDPQDPATRIGPSASASQFATVRGFIERAQRDGARLITGGAKKIRDVGYYLAPTVFADVDPVSELGQEEVFGPVLAVIPFRDEEDALRIANGTPYGLAGAVWAENLDHAIAFARRVQTGQLDLNGGPYNPVAPFGGYKKSGVGRELGRAGFEEFLQTKSLQLPA, from the coding sequence ATGCACGAGTACACCCGCAAGACCCTGTTCATCGACGGCACGTGGGTGACCCCTGCCGGTAGCGGGGCGATCGAGGTGATCGATCCGGCAACCGAACAGGTGATCGGATCCGTCCCCAACGGCACGGCGGCGGACGTCGACGCGGCGGTCGCCGCGGCACGCCGCGCATTCGACCCGCTGATCACCGTCGCCGAACGGCGCGACCGCCTGGACCGGGTGATCGCCGCGATGGAGAAGCGCCTGCCGGACATCGCGGAGACCATCAGCTGCGAGATGGGCGCTCCGGTGCGCATCGCGCAGGGCGTGCAGACCAAGGTCCCACTGGCGGTGGCCCGGGGCATCGCCGATGTGCTCGCCACCTTCGAATTCGAAGAACGCGTGGGTAATTCGCTGGTCGTCCGCGAACCCTACGGGGTCGTCGGGGCGATCACCCCGTGGAATTACCCGCTGTACCAAGTGGTCGCCAAGGTGATACCCGCGATCGCGGCGGGCTGCACGGTCGTGCTGAAGCCGAGCAACGAGGCGCCGCTGTCGGTGTTCGAATTCATCGAGGCCCTCGATGAGGCCGGCCTGCCGCCCGGGGTGGTCAACCTGGTCTCAGGAAGCGGTCGGGTGGTGGGCGAGCGGATCGCCGAGCACCCCGATGTCGATGTCGTCTCGTTCACCGGGTCCACCGCCGTCGGACAGCGGGTCGCCGAACTCGCCGCGAAGTCGGTGAAGAAGGTGGCCCTCGAGCTGGGCGGCAAGTCCGCCAACGTCATCCTCGACGGCGCTGACCTGGCGACCGCGGTGAAGGTCGGCGTCGGCAACGCATTCCTCAACGGCGGCCAGACCTGCATGGCGTGGACACGGATGCTGGTGCCACAGAGCCGCTACGCCGAGGCACTCGAGTTGGTCGAGACGGCTGCCGCGAAGTACACCGTGGGTGACCCGCAAGACCCGGCCACCCGGATCGGACCGTCGGCGTCCGCGTCGCAGTTCGCCACCGTGCGCGGATTCATCGAGCGAGCCCAACGTGACGGGGCACGGCTGATCACCGGTGGCGCGAAGAAGATCCGCGACGTCGGCTACTACCTCGCGCCGACCGTCTTCGCCGATGTCGACCCCGTTTCCGAGCTCGGCCAGGAGGAGGTGTTCGGTCCTGTGCTCGCGGTGATTCCGTTCCGTGATGAAGAGGACGCCCTGCGGATCGCGAACGGCACTCCGTACGGCCTGGCGGGGGCGGTATGGGCGGAGAACCTCGACCACGCGATCGCCTTCGCGCGCCGGGTCCAGACCGGGCAGCTCGACCTCAACGGCGGACCGTACAACCCGGTCGCACCGTTCGGCGGTTACAAGAAATCCGGTGTGGGACGCGAACTCGGCCGCGCCGGCTTCGAGGAGTTCCTGCAGACCAAATCCCTGCAGCTGCCGGCATGA
- a CDS encoding flavin-containing monooxygenase, protein MTDDAELRNHLVQADPGVLVAVLAQLTGDASVVDEFAPAISHVPDPPERAGVTDPNTMATLVSRIVEALDTPRSGGLAADDSELFARLLPAALGSDVDDEFVPLLLEQGGFQLSQPTLPRDVPIPAETTVAIIGAGIAGIVAALAATDAGVSFEIFDRNDEVGGTWLTTKYPGIGVDTPSAYYSLSREVNPDWTNYYPQGAEYQAYLVSLADKYRLREHTRFNTEVEALWWDEDRQEWQIHAVDHDGNRSVSRSRVVITAAGYLNRPRWPEVPGRETFAGVSVHSAQWDPSLDLTGKRVAIIGAGCTAVQIVDACVDQVAHLTVFQRQPHWVAPRKRLSDDVPEYRRYLGRRLPYYANWHRVKSYWATADNNYPVILRDPEWSETHLSISPANDVLLQMCTEYINQMFGEGTELAKKVTPDFAPYGKRIIRDPGGYYAALTRDHVDVEASEPAEVNAMGIVTQDGRQIDLDVIVYATGYHLDFLSTMDIRGRGGRTLREEWGDSPRAYRGGTVPGFPNLFITSAPNYSPGHGAGANFSMEVLAHYIVECLQLMALRGATTIEVTQEAYDDYVADIDEAMSRTVWCHTPNAHTYYRSGSGRVVVATPYRLVDVWQQHRAPIEEHFLLGKAGSDAASR, encoded by the coding sequence GTGACGGATGATGCGGAGCTGAGGAACCACCTGGTGCAGGCGGACCCGGGCGTGCTGGTGGCGGTGCTGGCCCAGCTGACCGGCGACGCCTCGGTGGTCGACGAGTTCGCCCCGGCGATCTCGCATGTGCCCGACCCTCCGGAACGGGCCGGGGTCACCGATCCGAACACCATGGCGACCCTGGTGAGCCGTATCGTCGAGGCCCTCGACACGCCACGGTCGGGCGGACTTGCCGCCGACGACTCCGAATTGTTCGCTCGGCTGCTGCCGGCGGCGCTGGGGTCGGACGTCGACGACGAGTTCGTCCCACTGCTGCTGGAACAGGGCGGTTTTCAGCTCTCGCAACCGACTCTGCCGCGTGACGTGCCGATACCGGCGGAGACCACCGTGGCGATCATCGGAGCGGGTATCGCGGGTATCGTCGCCGCGCTTGCCGCCACCGACGCGGGTGTGTCGTTCGAGATCTTCGACCGCAACGACGAGGTCGGCGGCACCTGGCTGACCACCAAGTACCCCGGCATCGGCGTGGACACCCCGTCGGCGTACTACTCGCTGTCGCGCGAGGTGAATCCCGACTGGACGAACTACTATCCGCAGGGCGCGGAGTACCAGGCATACCTGGTGTCGCTGGCCGACAAGTACCGGCTGCGGGAGCACACCCGGTTCAACACCGAGGTCGAGGCGCTGTGGTGGGACGAGGACCGCCAGGAGTGGCAGATCCACGCCGTGGACCACGACGGCAACCGCAGCGTCAGCCGCTCGCGCGTGGTGATCACCGCCGCCGGATACCTCAACCGCCCGCGGTGGCCGGAGGTCCCCGGCCGCGAGACGTTCGCGGGCGTCAGCGTGCATTCGGCGCAGTGGGACCCGTCGCTGGACCTGACCGGCAAGCGGGTGGCGATCATCGGCGCCGGCTGCACCGCGGTGCAGATCGTCGACGCCTGTGTCGACCAGGTCGCGCATCTGACCGTCTTCCAGCGCCAGCCCCACTGGGTGGCGCCGCGCAAACGGCTCTCCGACGACGTGCCCGAGTACCGTCGCTACCTCGGTCGCCGCCTGCCGTACTACGCGAACTGGCACCGGGTGAAGTCCTACTGGGCCACGGCCGACAACAACTATCCCGTGATCCTGCGTGATCCGGAGTGGTCCGAGACGCACTTGTCGATCTCGCCGGCCAACGACGTCCTGCTGCAGATGTGCACCGAGTACATCAACCAGATGTTCGGTGAGGGAACGGAGTTGGCGAAGAAGGTCACGCCGGACTTCGCGCCGTACGGCAAGCGGATCATCCGTGACCCGGGCGGCTACTACGCCGCGCTGACCCGCGATCACGTCGACGTCGAGGCCAGTGAACCCGCCGAGGTCAACGCCATGGGCATCGTCACCCAGGACGGCAGACAGATCGACCTCGACGTCATCGTCTACGCCACCGGCTACCACCTCGATTTCCTGTCCACCATGGACATTCGGGGCCGCGGCGGCCGGACGCTGCGCGAGGAGTGGGGCGACAGCCCCCGCGCTTACCGCGGCGGCACGGTGCCGGGATTCCCGAACCTGTTCATCACCTCGGCGCCCAACTACAGTCCCGGCCACGGCGCGGGCGCGAACTTCTCGATGGAGGTGCTGGCGCACTACATCGTGGAATGCCTGCAGCTCATGGCGTTACGAGGCGCGACGACCATCGAGGTGACGCAGGAGGCCTACGACGACTACGTCGCCGACATCGATGAGGCGATGTCGCGGACCGTGTGGTGTCACACCCCCAACGCCCATACGTACTACCGCTCCGGGTCGGGGCGGGTGGTGGTCGCCACCCCGTATCGCCTGGTCGACGTGTGGCAGCAGCACCGGGCGCCCATCGAGGAGCACTTCCTACTCGGCAAGGCCGGATCCGATGCTGCTTCGCGGTAA
- a CDS encoding zinc-binding dehydrogenase, which translates to MFEGRIARFDAPGQPFVIDTVGLADVGPGEILVKVTRTNICGSDLHAWHGTFATRGLGGQLPTVLGHEMVGAVAALGDGVTADSNGAPLTEGTRVVFPYFYSCHRCRNCLLGRRGACLNLKMAMLGRADEPPYFVGGYGDYYLLPAGAVLYTVPDAVSDEIASGANCALSQVMYGLERVDQQLGEVVVVQGAGALGLYAVAVAKARGAAKVIAIDGVPERLELATAFGADAVVDITEAATVKDRAKIVRALTDGHGADVVVEVVGHPSAIDEGLKLLGQFGRYVEIGNINLGKTFEFDPSRFVFGNKTMVGVSLYDPAVLSRALTFLEQHQDHLPLDRLAAAHYPLDHINEAFAAADGKRDVRASIIP; encoded by the coding sequence GTGTTCGAAGGACGGATCGCGCGGTTCGACGCGCCCGGACAACCATTCGTGATCGACACCGTCGGCCTGGCCGACGTGGGCCCCGGAGAAATCCTCGTCAAGGTGACCAGGACCAACATCTGCGGATCCGATCTGCACGCCTGGCACGGCACCTTCGCCACCCGCGGGCTCGGCGGGCAGTTGCCCACGGTCTTGGGCCACGAAATGGTCGGCGCCGTCGCCGCACTCGGTGACGGCGTCACCGCTGACTCCAACGGCGCACCGCTGACCGAGGGGACCCGCGTGGTGTTCCCCTACTTCTACTCGTGCCACCGTTGCCGCAACTGTCTGTTGGGCCGGCGAGGCGCCTGCCTGAACCTGAAGATGGCCATGCTCGGGCGGGCCGACGAACCGCCGTACTTCGTCGGCGGGTACGGCGACTACTACCTGTTGCCGGCAGGCGCGGTGCTGTACACGGTGCCCGACGCGGTCTCCGACGAGATCGCGTCCGGCGCCAACTGCGCACTGTCGCAGGTGATGTACGGGCTCGAGCGGGTGGATCAGCAACTCGGTGAGGTCGTCGTGGTTCAGGGCGCCGGCGCGCTCGGCCTGTACGCGGTCGCCGTGGCGAAGGCGCGCGGCGCCGCCAAGGTCATCGCGATCGACGGGGTGCCCGAACGTCTGGAGTTGGCGACGGCGTTCGGCGCCGACGCGGTCGTCGACATCACCGAGGCCGCGACGGTCAAGGACCGCGCGAAAATCGTGCGCGCGTTGACCGACGGCCACGGCGCCGACGTCGTCGTCGAGGTGGTCGGTCACCCGTCGGCCATCGACGAGGGCCTCAAACTGCTCGGTCAGTTCGGCCGCTACGTGGAGATCGGCAACATCAACCTCGGCAAGACCTTCGAATTCGACCCGTCCCGCTTCGTCTTCGGCAACAAGACGATGGTCGGCGTCTCGCTCTACGACCCGGCCGTGCTGTCACGCGCGCTGACCTTCCTCGAGCAGCACCAGGACCACCTGCCGCTGGACCGGCTCGCCGCAGCGCACTACCCGCTCGACCACATCAACGAGGCGTTCGCCGCCGCCGACGGCAAGCGCGATGTCCGCGCCAGCATCATCCCCTGA
- a CDS encoding SDR family NAD(P)-dependent oxidoreductase, with protein sequence MLLRGKTALVTGSSRGIGRAIAQRLAAEGASVVVTARSYTPSPSVRAGAAAALPGTIGETVEMIEAAGGTAYGVAADLEDQQQRLRLVDEVLERTGRLDILVNNAGYADYSVIEHMGMDTFDRTVEHYLRTPFVLSQCAIPHMRTQGAGWIVNIGSVTGLAPVRPFREYNKSSGDVIYASVKAALHRFTQGLAAEVLDDNIAVNCVGPSTAVRTPGASQLIPDTFPTEPVEYLAETVLAMCHLPAAERTGLVAFSLHYPWSQGLPVHSLDGGELLPPLEPPATANPNILPAGL encoded by the coding sequence ATGCTGCTTCGCGGTAAGACGGCGCTGGTCACCGGAAGCAGCCGCGGGATCGGCCGGGCGATCGCCCAGCGTCTGGCCGCGGAGGGGGCTTCGGTGGTGGTGACCGCGCGCTCGTACACGCCTTCGCCATCGGTCCGCGCCGGTGCGGCGGCGGCGCTGCCGGGCACCATCGGCGAGACCGTCGAGATGATCGAGGCGGCAGGCGGAACCGCCTACGGCGTGGCCGCCGATCTCGAGGATCAGCAACAGCGGCTGCGCCTCGTCGACGAGGTGCTCGAGCGCACGGGCCGCCTCGACATCCTGGTCAACAACGCCGGGTACGCCGACTACTCGGTGATCGAGCACATGGGCATGGACACCTTCGACCGCACGGTCGAACACTATCTGCGGACACCGTTCGTGCTGTCGCAGTGCGCGATCCCGCACATGCGGACGCAGGGTGCGGGGTGGATCGTCAACATCGGATCGGTGACGGGGCTGGCGCCGGTGCGGCCGTTTCGCGAATACAACAAGTCCTCAGGCGACGTGATCTACGCATCGGTGAAGGCGGCGCTGCACCGGTTCACCCAGGGTTTGGCGGCCGAGGTGCTCGACGACAACATCGCGGTGAACTGCGTGGGCCCGTCGACGGCCGTGCGCACTCCCGGTGCTTCGCAGTTGATTCCGGACACGTTCCCGACCGAACCCGTCGAGTATCTCGCGGAGACCGTGCTGGCGATGTGCCATCTGCCCGCGGCCGAACGTACCGGGCTCGTGGCGTTCAGCCTGCACTACCCGTGGTCGCAGGGGCTGCCGGTGCACAGTCTCGACGGTGGCGAGCTACTGCCTCCATTGGAGCCGCCGGCGACCGCAAATCCGAATATCCTGCCGGCGGGACTGTAG
- a CDS encoding SDR family NAD(P)-dependent oxidoreductase, which produces MDARETFSGGVAVITGAGAGIGAGLARQAARLGMTVVLADIDAGAVATLRDELVSQGANAVDMVCDVRDFAAVEEAAQRTYREVGPVRLLVNNAGVEQFGYLWDTPVENWQRVVDINVSGVFHGVRAFMPSMIEARTPAWVWNLSSIGGVAVVPLQAPYIMSKHAVLALTECLALEVQLAGHDHIHVQAVLPGAVTSNIFESAGGVTEGDVDAAEDQRLAMLDIKAAAMDPLAAAEVVFDQAADGRFYLLTQPEYVGNAMAERADVLSTQRAPLLRTKPRFDPARH; this is translated from the coding sequence GTGGACGCCAGGGAGACGTTCTCCGGCGGTGTCGCGGTCATCACGGGGGCCGGCGCCGGTATCGGCGCCGGCCTCGCCCGCCAGGCGGCACGGCTGGGGATGACGGTGGTGCTCGCCGACATCGACGCCGGTGCCGTCGCCACCCTGCGTGACGAACTGGTCAGTCAGGGGGCCAACGCGGTCGATATGGTGTGCGACGTCCGCGATTTCGCCGCCGTTGAGGAGGCGGCGCAGCGCACGTACCGTGAGGTCGGGCCGGTACGCCTGCTCGTCAACAACGCCGGGGTCGAACAGTTCGGCTACCTGTGGGACACCCCGGTCGAGAATTGGCAGCGGGTCGTCGACATCAACGTCAGCGGTGTCTTCCATGGTGTCCGGGCGTTCATGCCGAGCATGATCGAGGCGCGAACCCCGGCCTGGGTGTGGAATCTGAGCTCGATCGGCGGCGTCGCGGTCGTCCCACTGCAGGCGCCGTACATCATGAGCAAGCATGCGGTGCTCGCCCTGACCGAATGTCTGGCCCTGGAAGTGCAGCTGGCCGGCCACGATCACATCCATGTGCAGGCGGTGCTGCCCGGTGCGGTCACCTCGAACATCTTCGAGTCGGCCGGCGGCGTCACCGAGGGGGACGTCGACGCGGCGGAGGATCAACGCCTCGCGATGCTCGACATCAAGGCCGCCGCGATGGATCCCTTGGCCGCCGCAGAGGTGGTCTTCGATCAGGCTGCCGATGGCCGGTTCTATCTGCTGACCCAGCCGGAGTACGTCGGCAACGCGATGGCCGAACGCGCTGATGTGCTCAGCACACAGCGAGCACCGTTGCTGCGCACCAAGCCCCGCTTCGACCCGGCGCGGCACTGA